The Candidatus Krumholzibacteriia bacterium genome has a window encoding:
- a CDS encoding c-type cytochrome has product MRRTRLRHTTAVVTAVVLAAIGAAAVFRVSAVAPAVTPSQKGARLYVDKGCVQCHFLRKREFRVGPGLEGLFDRETLPASGRPATAENVRSQLVQPYDQMPSFADRLTEVQRDHLIAFLKTL; this is encoded by the coding sequence ATGCGACGAACGCGACTGAGACACACGACGGCCGTGGTCACTGCGGTCGTCCTGGCCGCGATCGGCGCTGCGGCCGTGTTCAGGGTGTCCGCCGTTGCTCCGGCGGTGACGCCCTCACAGAAGGGCGCTCGTCTCTACGTCGACAAGGGCTGCGTGCAGTGTCACTTCCTCCGCAAGCGGGAATTTCGCGTGGGACCCGGTCTCGAGGGACTGTTCGACCGTGAGACGCTCCCCGCGAGCGGACGACCCGCGACCGCCGAGAACGTTCGGAGTCAGCTCGTCCAACCCTATGACCAGATGCCCTCGTTCGCGGACCGCCTCACCGAGGTCCAGCGGGACCATCTCATTGCTTTCCTGAAGACCCTCTGA
- a CDS encoding ferric reductase-like transmembrane domain-containing protein, whose amino-acid sequence MSDEPKASTMIPGLVRIVAYVLLAVGPVVLAALLGLMPRSVVYELGRFCALAGFALLALQFLLAARIRWIERPFGFDILIRFHRHMAILATALIVAHPLLLAAGGAGTDLLLGLDQPWAVWLGKAALVLLLLNVLLSVFQRRVALDFEHWRLLHDILGPLVLVGAAVHAWAWGQDLRLFPLQVTWIIVTAVALGTYVVHRFVRPWWLAGRPYRVSAVRPEADGVWTIEFTPPEGLPPLDYLPGQFHFVTFFRGRELPVEEHHWTISSSPTTDHLASTIKAVGDFTSTIGETRVGDTAAVHGPFGRYSYVLHPEERDLVFVAGGIGITPLMSMLRHMRDTRDERSVRLVYANRTESSIVFRGEIDEMATGEHPRLRVTHVLSRPGDEWTGRRGHVDTSLLREICGNQPESEVFYVCGPTPLRSAVIASLHELGVPDSRIRIEIFSFLD is encoded by the coding sequence GTGAGCGATGAACCGAAGGCTTCGACCATGATTCCCGGGCTGGTGCGCATCGTCGCGTACGTGCTCCTGGCGGTCGGCCCGGTCGTCCTGGCCGCACTGCTCGGCTTGATGCCGCGAAGTGTGGTCTACGAGCTCGGACGCTTCTGTGCCCTCGCGGGATTCGCATTGCTGGCCCTGCAGTTCCTGCTGGCGGCGCGCATACGCTGGATCGAGCGCCCGTTCGGTTTCGACATCCTCATCCGCTTCCACCGGCACATGGCGATCCTCGCAACCGCGCTCATCGTGGCGCACCCGCTCCTGTTGGCCGCAGGTGGTGCAGGCACCGACCTGCTCTTGGGACTGGATCAACCATGGGCCGTATGGTTGGGCAAGGCCGCGCTCGTCCTCCTCCTGCTCAACGTCCTCCTGAGCGTGTTCCAGAGGCGAGTGGCGCTCGACTTCGAGCACTGGCGTCTCCTGCACGACATCCTCGGACCGCTCGTTCTCGTCGGGGCCGCCGTCCACGCGTGGGCGTGGGGACAGGACCTTCGCCTCTTCCCGCTCCAGGTGACATGGATCATCGTGACCGCGGTCGCTCTCGGGACGTACGTCGTGCACCGCTTCGTCCGGCCGTGGTGGCTGGCCGGGCGCCCCTACCGGGTGAGCGCCGTACGTCCGGAGGCCGACGGCGTGTGGACGATCGAATTCACCCCGCCGGAGGGCCTGCCGCCGCTGGACTACCTGCCGGGTCAGTTCCACTTCGTCACCTTCTTCCGGGGCCGTGAACTCCCCGTCGAAGAACATCACTGGACGATCTCTTCGAGCCCGACCACCGACCACCTCGCTTCGACGATCAAGGCGGTGGGCGACTTCACGAGCACGATCGGGGAGACGCGCGTGGGCGACACGGCAGCCGTCCACGGCCCCTTCGGTCGCTATTCCTACGTTCTGCATCCGGAAGAACGGGACCTGGTCTTCGTCGCCGGTGGAATCGGTATCACGCCACTGATGAGCATGCTCCGTCACATGCGCGACACCCGTGACGAACGATCCGTCCGGCTCGTCTATGCGAACCGCACGGAGTCGAGCATCGTCTTCCGCGGCGAGATCGACGAGATGGCCACCGGCGAGCATCCACGACTTCGAGTCACCCATGTCCTCAGCCGACCCGGCGACGAGTGGACAGGACGACGCGGACACGTCGATACGTCGCTGCTCCGCGAGATCTGCGGAAACCAGCCCGAGAGCGAGGTGTTCTACGTATGTGGGCCGACACCCTTGAGGTCCGCAGTCATTGCGAGCCTCCACGAGTTGGGCGTGCCGGATTCACGGATCCGGATCGAGATCTTCTCGTTCCTCGATTGA
- the gnd gene encoding decarboxylating 6-phosphogluconate dehydrogenase: MRPPLRHEMVDRRHTVDACDDTGLGGDPCDRSSFWRKEALVAIQEQEFGVVGLGRMGGGIALQAARKGMKVVGHDVHGVPDDLRELGVIATEHMGDFRSLARPRAVFLYVPAGSLVDHVLDGLVEHLEPGDIVADGGNSYWGDSVRRSERLAERDIRLVDIGTSGGVDGAREGACFMVGGDDDAVARVEPILRALAVEGGYVHAGPSGAGHFVKLVHNGIEFGMLQAIAEGVDLLAHHRDPLPVADVLHCWRHGSVIRSWLVDLMEREYRERGGLESVPAYVEDTGEVNWLVSDAMAQERPIPVISQAVMQLFASRDETQHWARAVAMMRHGFGGHPFGPDATIRKERTEGRVGPILRPRDDEQPE; this comes from the coding sequence ATGCGACCGCCGCTTCGCCACGAGATGGTTGACAGGCGGCATACAGTGGACGCGTGCGACGACACGGGCCTTGGAGGCGACCCGTGCGACCGATCTTCGTTCTGGCGAAAGGAGGCGCTCGTGGCCATTCAGGAACAAGAATTCGGGGTCGTGGGTCTCGGACGAATGGGTGGCGGCATCGCTCTACAGGCCGCTCGCAAAGGGATGAAGGTGGTCGGACACGACGTCCACGGCGTGCCCGACGACCTCCGTGAGCTCGGGGTGATCGCGACGGAACACATGGGGGATTTCCGCAGTCTTGCGCGCCCGCGTGCCGTCTTCCTGTACGTCCCGGCGGGATCCCTCGTCGATCACGTCCTCGACGGTCTCGTCGAGCACCTCGAGCCGGGCGACATCGTCGCCGACGGCGGCAACTCGTACTGGGGCGACTCGGTCCGGCGGAGCGAACGTCTGGCCGAACGAGACATTCGTCTCGTCGACATCGGCACCAGTGGCGGTGTCGACGGAGCGCGGGAAGGGGCGTGTTTCATGGTCGGTGGCGACGATGACGCAGTCGCGCGCGTCGAGCCGATCCTTCGTGCACTGGCGGTCGAAGGCGGTTATGTGCACGCGGGTCCTTCCGGTGCCGGGCACTTCGTCAAGCTGGTGCACAACGGTATCGAGTTCGGGATGCTCCAGGCGATCGCCGAGGGAGTCGATCTGCTCGCGCATCATCGCGACCCACTTCCCGTGGCAGACGTACTCCACTGTTGGCGTCACGGTTCGGTGATCCGTTCCTGGCTCGTGGATCTCATGGAACGCGAGTACAGAGAACGAGGCGGTCTGGAATCGGTACCGGCCTACGTGGAGGACACCGGCGAGGTGAACTGGCTCGTGAGCGATGCCATGGCCCAGGAACGACCGATCCCGGTGATCAGCCAGGCAGTGATGCAACTCTTCGCGTCGCGTGACGAGACCCAGCACTGGGCACGCGCGGTCGCCATGATGCGACACGGCTTCGGTGGACACCCCTTCGGCCCGGACGCGACGATCCGGAAGGAGCGGACCGAGGGCCGCGTGGGCCCGATCCTGCGACCGCGCGACGACGAGCAGCCGGAGTGA
- the putP gene encoding sodium/proline symporter PutP, whose product MTSDTTSVLVTFVLYLVVMLGIGWYFYNRTRNLSDYILGGRGLNRWVAAMSAQASDMSGWLLLGLPGFAYLAGLEALWIALGLGVGTYLNWRFVARRLRDYTEASGDSITLPDYFESRFRDHSKILRIVAAVFILIFFMIYTSSGFVAGAKLFETVFGFSYTSALVIGVLVIIVYTFLGGFMAVSWTDLIQGSLMFVAIIAVPLFGMSLSGGFGGTFRTVLDINPELLDVLSSADGTFIGVIAIVSSLAWGLGYFGQPHILARFMAIRDPKQITDARRIAMVWVTISLLMAVIVGIVGRAGLPQDLAGADSERVFMLLIDAVFHPLLAGVMLSAILAAVMSTADSQLLVSSSALTEDLYKVLLRRDASQRELVWVSRGAVIAIALIAFSIAMDPESKVLELVSYAWGGFGATFGPIILLSLFWRRMTRMGALAGILAGGVTVIWWKNQTGGIFDLYEIVPGFLISIAAIVVVSLAGAPPSEEIQEEFERVRGRV is encoded by the coding sequence ATGACCAGCGATACCACCAGCGTCCTCGTGACCTTCGTCCTCTATCTCGTCGTGATGCTGGGGATCGGCTGGTACTTCTACAACCGCACCCGGAACCTGTCCGACTACATCCTCGGCGGCCGCGGGCTGAACCGCTGGGTCGCGGCGATGAGCGCGCAGGCCTCGGACATGAGCGGCTGGCTGCTGCTGGGTCTGCCCGGCTTCGCCTACCTGGCCGGACTCGAGGCGCTGTGGATCGCGCTGGGCCTCGGCGTGGGCACGTACCTGAACTGGCGTTTCGTGGCGCGGAGGCTGCGCGACTACACCGAGGCTTCGGGCGATTCGATCACCCTGCCCGACTACTTCGAGTCGCGCTTCCGTGACCACTCGAAGATCCTGCGCATCGTCGCCGCGGTGTTCATCCTGATCTTCTTCATGATCTACACGTCGAGCGGGTTCGTGGCGGGTGCGAAGCTCTTCGAGACGGTGTTCGGCTTCTCCTACACGTCGGCCCTGGTCATCGGCGTGCTGGTGATCATCGTCTACACCTTCCTGGGTGGCTTCATGGCGGTCAGTTGGACCGACCTGATCCAGGGCTCGCTCATGTTCGTGGCCATCATCGCCGTCCCGCTCTTCGGGATGTCGCTCAGCGGTGGATTCGGCGGGACGTTCCGAACGGTCCTCGACATCAATCCCGAGTTGCTCGACGTGCTCAGCAGCGCCGACGGCACCTTCATCGGCGTGATCGCGATCGTGTCGTCGTTGGCGTGGGGACTGGGCTACTTCGGGCAGCCGCACATCCTGGCGCGCTTCATGGCGATCCGGGACCCGAAGCAGATCACCGACGCGCGGCGCATCGCCATGGTCTGGGTGACCATCAGCCTGCTGATGGCCGTGATCGTGGGCATCGTCGGCCGCGCCGGCCTACCGCAGGACCTGGCCGGTGCCGACAGCGAGCGGGTGTTCATGCTGTTGATCGATGCCGTGTTCCATCCACTGCTCGCGGGCGTAATGCTGTCGGCGATCCTGGCCGCGGTGATGTCGACGGCCGACAGCCAGTTGCTCGTGTCGTCGAGTGCCCTGACCGAGGACCTGTACAAGGTCCTGCTGCGCCGCGACGCGAGCCAGCGTGAGCTCGTGTGGGTGAGCCGGGGCGCCGTGATCGCCATCGCGTTGATCGCGTTCAGCATCGCCATGGATCCCGAAAGCAAGGTGCTCGAGCTGGTGAGTTACGCCTGGGGCGGATTCGGCGCGACCTTCGGACCGATCATTCTGCTGTCGCTGTTCTGGCGTCGCATGACGCGCATGGGCGCCCTGGCCGGGATCCTCGCCGGCGGCGTGACCGTGATCTGGTGGAAGAACCAGACCGGCGGGATCTTCGACCTGTACGAGATCGTCCCGGGCTTCCTGATCTCGATCGCCGCGATCGTGGTCGTGAGTCTGGCCGGTGCGCCGCCGAGCGAGGAGATCCAGGAGGAGTTCGAGCGGGTGCGGGGGCGCGTCTAG
- a CDS encoding glycoside hydrolase family 15 protein, with translation MSYLAIEDHGVIGDQHTVALVGLDGTIDFLCFPHFDSPSVFASLLDDEKGGSFRLAPSHETTSVKQQYFPDTNVLMTRFFSAEGMAEIIDYMPCAECGQEHAIYRRAHVIRGEVDFHMRCAPRFDYARADHRIERRSDGVEFHGEDEAGTTLQLRSSVPVETDGPDATAGFRLRAGQTADFVLSEVGEIPPTGEDLPIWCDQLFDATVEYWRNWVRRSAYHGRWKNMVDRSALTLKLLSSRPTGAFVAAPTFGLPERVGGDRNWDYRYAWIRDSSFTLYALIRLGYREEAVNFIQWLVDRTCEIGPGDTLQIMYGLDGRRRLPETRLDHLEGHRGSRPVRIGNDAYDQLQLDIYGELMDSCYLFDKHVEPISYELWQDLVQLIEWVRANWDRADEGIWEVRGGRRHFLHSRLMCWVAVDRAIRLARKRSLPADLDGWLDTRDTIYRQIHDEFFDADLGIFTQTRNGSALDASTLLMPLMRFMAPTDPRWSSHLDAVQSDLAEDALVYRYRTERGVEDGMEAGEGTFTMCSFWYAECLARAGRLPDARLAFEKALGFANHVGLYSEELGSCGEHLGNFPQAFTHLGLISAAYHLDRALSGSGWRA, from the coding sequence ATGTCCTATCTCGCCATCGAGGACCACGGTGTGATCGGAGACCAGCACACGGTGGCGCTGGTCGGTCTCGACGGGACCATCGACTTCCTCTGTTTTCCCCACTTCGATTCACCGAGCGTGTTCGCGTCGTTGCTCGACGACGAGAAGGGTGGCAGCTTCCGCCTGGCTCCGTCACACGAGACGACCTCGGTCAAGCAACAGTACTTCCCCGATACGAATGTTCTCATGACCCGATTCTTCTCGGCGGAGGGAATGGCGGAGATCATCGACTACATGCCGTGCGCCGAGTGCGGTCAGGAGCACGCGATCTATCGGCGGGCACACGTCATCCGGGGCGAGGTGGACTTCCACATGCGCTGTGCCCCACGCTTCGACTACGCGCGTGCCGATCATCGGATCGAGCGGCGCTCGGATGGCGTGGAGTTCCATGGTGAGGACGAAGCGGGGACCACGCTGCAATTGCGCTCGAGCGTCCCGGTCGAGACCGATGGGCCCGATGCCACCGCCGGCTTTCGTCTGCGGGCCGGGCAGACCGCGGACTTCGTGCTGTCGGAGGTCGGCGAGATCCCGCCGACGGGCGAAGACCTCCCGATCTGGTGCGATCAGCTCTTCGATGCCACGGTCGAGTACTGGCGCAACTGGGTTCGTCGGAGCGCGTACCACGGACGCTGGAAGAACATGGTCGACCGGTCTGCGCTGACACTGAAACTGTTGTCTTCGCGACCGACCGGTGCCTTCGTCGCTGCACCGACCTTCGGGCTTCCCGAGCGGGTCGGTGGCGATCGGAACTGGGACTACCGCTACGCCTGGATACGCGACTCGTCGTTCACGCTCTACGCGCTGATCCGTCTGGGTTATCGCGAGGAGGCGGTGAACTTCATCCAATGGCTGGTGGACCGCACCTGCGAGATCGGACCCGGGGACACGCTTCAGATCATGTACGGGCTCGACGGACGCCGCCGCCTTCCCGAGACACGGCTCGACCATCTCGAGGGCCATCGCGGCTCGAGGCCCGTTCGGATCGGCAACGATGCCTACGATCAGCTCCAGCTCGACATCTACGGGGAGTTGATGGACTCGTGCTACTTGTTCGACAAGCACGTCGAGCCGATCTCCTACGAGCTCTGGCAGGACCTCGTGCAGCTGATCGAGTGGGTACGGGCGAACTGGGACCGGGCCGACGAGGGGATCTGGGAGGTGCGCGGCGGACGTCGGCATTTCCTGCATTCCCGCCTCATGTGCTGGGTCGCGGTCGATCGAGCCATCCGTCTGGCGCGCAAACGGTCACTCCCTGCCGACCTCGACGGTTGGCTCGACACACGTGACACGATCTATCGCCAGATCCACGACGAGTTCTTCGATGCCGACCTCGGCATCTTCACCCAGACCCGCAACGGTAGTGCACTCGACGCGTCGACTCTCCTCATGCCGCTGATGCGCTTCATGGCTCCCACCGATCCACGTTGGTCGTCGCATCTCGATGCCGTCCAGTCGGACCTGGCCGAGGACGCGCTCGTCTATCGCTATCGCACGGAGCGCGGGGTCGAGGACGGAATGGAGGCCGGTGAGGGCACCTTCACGATGTGCTCCTTCTGGTACGCCGAGTGTCTCGCGCGCGCGGGTCGTCTGCCAGATGCTCGTCTCGCCTTCGAGAAGGCGCTCGGATTCGCCAATCACGTCGGTCTGTACTCGGAGGAACTCGGGTCCTGCGGTGAACACCTGGGCAACTTCCCGCAGGCGTTCACTCACCTCGGACTGATCAGCGCCGCCTACCACCTGGATCGTGCCCTCTCCGGTTCCGGCTGGAGGGCGTGA